From Hermetia illucens chromosome 6, iHerIll2.2.curated.20191125, whole genome shotgun sequence, one genomic window encodes:
- the LOC119659190 gene encoding sodium-coupled monocarboxylate transporter 1 translates to MSDNIQDVISHLQRFSWPDYLVFVSMLLLCIFIGIYFGFMQKTISESDYLMGGRNMMVFPIALSLVASFISGITLLGLPTEVYSYGIQYVYVSGGVILMGFVMGLVYLPVFHDLCITSTYEYLENRFDRRLRMFGSIMFVIMNVGYLPIVIYVPALAFNQVTGMNIHVITPIVCIVCVFYTCVGGLKAVVWTDVVQTFSMFGALVLVAIKGSINLGGPRVVFEDAWNTDRIEGPEFDINPTIRHTIWSQVIGGFFYWLQTNAVSQNMIQRYLALPTLRAGRQALWIFVLGVIVLMFLCSYNGLLIYATYKHCDPLTTKLAKARDQLLPLFVMDILKDLPGLSGLFIAGVFSAALSSLSTCLNSMSAVVLEDFFKPFTKKPLSTRAVDWIMRTVVVGVGVLCVALVYVVEKMGTVLQLTMSLEAITNGPLLGIFSIGILLPWINGNAALCGGVVGVFVMSWISLHAQWAIASGSLKFEHKLTSIDQCDYQFENPLIAASNTTSSETHESAFGLYRISYMWYTFVGAFVTVAVASLCTWIWGGNDPASVDPKLLTPYIRNKFHRTEKSKDCQLNRAPVQENESAL, encoded by the exons ATGTCAGATAATATCCAAGATGTTATATCGCATCTGCAACGGTTCTCGTGGCCTGACTATCTCGTATTCGTATCTATGCTTCTACTATGCATTTTTATCGGTATCTATTTCGGATTTATGCAAAAAACCATTTCCGAATCGGATTACTTAATGGGCGGTCGAAATATGATGGTGTTTCCGATCGCGTTGTCCCTGGTGGCTAG TTTCATATCCGGAATAACGCTGCTTGGATTACCCACTGAAGTTTACTCGTATGGAATACAATATGTTTATGTTTCGGGTGGTGTTATCCTGATGGGATTTGTGATGGGTTTGGTCTACCTCCCAGTCTTCCATGATCTGTGTATTACTTCGACGTATGAG tATTTAGAAAATAGGTTTGATCGAAGGTTACGTATGTTTGGTTCAATCATGTTCGTTATAATGAAT GTAGGATATCTGCCAATTGTTATCTATGTACCGGCATTAGCTTTTAATCAAG TTACTGGAATGAACATTCATGTGATCACTCCAATCGTATGCATAGTTTGTGTATTTTATACATGCGTG GGTGGCTTAAAAGCCGTCGTATGGACCGATGTCGTACAAACGTTTTCCATGTTCGGAGCCTTAGTGCTGGTTGCAATTAAGGGAAGCATCAATTTGGGTGGCCCAAGAGTAGTCTTCGAAGATGCTTGGAATACCGACCGTATAGAAGGACCAGA GTTTGATATAAATCCTACAATTCGACATACGATCTGGTCCCAAGTAATTGGCGGTTTCTTTTATTGGCTACAAACAAATGCTGTGAGTCAAAATATGATTCAGCGGTATTTAGCGCTGCCTACACTCAGGGCTGGGAGACAAGCTCTATGGATATTTGTTTTGGGTGTTATCGTTCTTATGTTTCTTTGCAGTTACAATGGATTGCTTATTTATGCTACTTATAAGCATTGCGATCCACTAACCACAAAG CTTGCCAAGGCACGGGATCAATTGCTACCTCTTTTCGTAATGGATATTCTTAAAGACTTACCTGGCCTCTCCGGGCTATTCATCGCGGGAGTCTTCAGTGCAGCATTAAGTTCGCTATCGACATGTCTTAACTCAATGTCAGCCGTCGTTCTGGAAGATTTCTTCAAACCATTCACTAAAAAACCTCTGAGCACACGAGCCGTCGATTGGATCATGAGAACCGTCGTAGTCGGTGTAGGTGTACTATGCGTGGCACTCGTTTATGTTGTCGAAAAAATGGGGACCGTACTTCAGTTAACGATGAGTCTGGAAGCAATAACAAATGGACCACTTCTAGGGATTTTCTCAATAGGTATTCTCTTACCTTGGATCAATGGTAAT GCCGCTTTGTGTGGAGGCGTGGTCGGAGTTTTCGTCATGTCTTGGATCAGTTTGCATGCGCAGTGGGCAATCGCATCGGGCTCGTTGAAATTCGAACATAAACTGACATCTATTGACCAATGTGATTATCAGTTTGAGAATCCTTTAATTGCTGCAAGTAATACTACATCGAGTGAGACGCACGA AAGTGCCTTTGGATTGTATCGAATATCGTACATGTGGTACACATTCGTTGGGGCATTTGTGACAGTGGCCGTGGCTTCCCTATGTACATGGATATGGGGTGGAAATGACCCCGCAAGTGTAGATCCCAAACTTTTAACgccttacataagaaacaaatttCATCGCACTGAAAAATCAAAG GATTGCCAACTAAATAGGGCTCCGGTTCAGGAAAATGAATCTgcactataa
- the LOC119659193 gene encoding uncharacterized protein LOC119659193: MADKLVDIPIQDLTSLRDLYREDWPKYSIGYGTVDTYVRWLNKDPNIPHIRILSLNGDWSDGTFIITDWNMLFANTRSTDFTRLEKALSLIDWSKGYTIASIGSRLLDLIYKFVKENNVDVNYIKGTKWFRMPHDEAAKLIVNPPDGIILRPLTAEDVATANALWPFRYPGSSIFLKRMAKYNVSVGAFTSDGELVAWCFRIPVGSLGTLEVVESHKRKGLGSLIVRAMAKAIGETGYDVFAPVVVGNYPSLNMFEKLGFKVVDTMNWLPPTTPGDWDDNEQHY, translated from the exons ATGGCTGATAAATTAGTTGATATACCAATCCAAGACTTGACAAGTCTGCGAGATCTTTATCGTGAGGATTGGCCTAAGTATAGTATTGGATATGGCACTGTAGACACATACGTGAGGTGGCTGAATAAAGACCCTAACATTCCTCATATTCGAATTTTATCATTGAATGGTGACTGGAGCGATGGCACTTTTATTATTACG GACTGGAATATGCTCTTCGCCAACACACGTAGCACCGATTTCACTCGTCTAGAAAAAGCCCTGTCTCTTATAGATTGGAGCAAAGGGTACACTATTGCTTCCATAGGATCAAGGCTACTGGATCTGATATATAAGTTCGTTAAGGAAAACAACGTTGATGTTAATTATATAAAGGGTACAAAATGGTTTCGGATGCCCCACGATGAAGCTGCGAAACTTATCGTAAA TCCTCCTGATGGGATTATACTTAGACCCCTAACTGCGGAGGATGTAGCAACTGCCAATGCCTTATGGCCCTTCAGATATCCTGGCtcttcaatatttttaaaacgTATGGCAAAGTATAATGTTAGTGTTGGAGCCTTTACATCGGATGGAGAGTTAGTTGCATGGTGTTTCAG AATTCCAGTAGGTAGTCTTGGAACTCTTGAAGTAGTGGAATCACATAAACGAAAAGGACTTGGCAGTTTGATAGTTCGTGCTATGGCAAAAGCTATTGGCGAAACTGGATATGATGTCTTTGCGCCCGTAGTCGTTGGCAATTATCCGTCACTGAACATGTTCGAGAAATTGGGATTCAAAGTGGTTGATACCATGAACTGGCTACCGCCAACTACACCCGGGGACTGGGACGACAACGAGCAACACTActag